The Methylocystis sp. ATCC 49242 region TGATCGCATTCGCGCGGTCCGCGCAAGAGCCTGTAGCTAAGCGTATTTTTGGCTGCGGGAGCGTATAATTTCGCTGAACCATCGCAGCCACGGCCGCCCGTGCGGCCGACAAAAAAAACGCCGGACGTACCTCCGGCCCGGCGTTTTTGAGCTCCTCCTTGCGCCTGGGCGCCGGAGAACTCCCTCAGGCGTATAAGGAGTGAAATTGACGGCTGCATGACAAAAGCGCGCAGCTTTCGCCGCATCACCTCTTTCGCGCCGGCGCGGTCTCGCTGTCCTTTCCCCAGAAGAGCGCCAGCAGCGCCAGCAACACGGCCGCCGTCAGGAGGTAATATGGCGTGCGCGCGGAATAGAGACGCCCCACCGAGAACGGAAAGCGCGACACCCAATGTTCGCCGTTCGGCCCGTCGACGGTGACAATGCCGACATAATCGCCGCTTTCCTTGAAATCATATTCGAGATTGAGCGTGCCTGTCGGATAGATCCTGGGCGGCAGGTAGGCGACGGTGATCCTGTCGAGCTTCTCATGCTCCTCCTCTTCCTCGCCGACATTGCGCACGATCCGGAAATCCGTCTTCATGTCGCGCATTTCGTTCTGCGCATAGTCGAGGATGAAGATCGTGTCCCCGGTCGCTGGAATGTCCTCGCAGAATTTCCTGTGCGAGAGGCTCGGCTGGTAGCCGGTGAAATACATGAAGTCCGGGCCGACTTTCAGGACGCAGGCTTCCTGCTCGTGCCGTATGGCGCCATGCGCCAGCGCCGGCGCGGCGCCAGATGCGCCCAATGCGGCCAGCGCGCAAAGGGCAGGAAATCGAAGGTTGAACATGTCGTCCTCCCATCGTTCGGGCCGGGCCGAAAGCGCCTGCTTCGCACATGGCGCGCAACGGAGCCGACGGATATACGGCCCGGGCGAAACCCTGTCCCGCCCGCGACCGGCCCGTCTCTCGTCCGCCGCATCCCTCGTGAATGATCCGCCACCGCCCGCCTTCCGGCGCGCCGTGGAGCCATAGGGTAGATTGCGCCTTCTCCTTGCGGATCAAGATCTGCGCAGATCCGCAAAGCGGGTTCCTCTCCGGCCCGGGGACACGGTAAGATCGGCGCGTCGAAACGCTTCGAAGGTTGACAACATGCGCCGGCTCTTCGCCGCAGTGACGCTTGCCGCCCTCAGTCATCCCGCCGGCCCTGCGGCCGCGGCTGATCTCAACGACTATCCGACCTCGGCGCGCGCCGATTACGTCTTCGGCTGCATGAAGGCCAATGGCGACACGCGACTGTCGCTCGAACAATGCTCCTGCTCGATCGACGTCATCGCCAGCATCCTGCCCTATGAGGGCTATGTCGCCGCTGAAACCGTGGCGAGCGTCAATCAGCAGGCGGGGCAGGTCGGCATGATGATGCGCAACACCGGCGCGGCGCGCGACGTGCTGGAGACCTTGCGGCGCGCGCAGGCCGAAGCGCAGGTCAGGTGTTTCTAGTTATCTCGAAAGCGGCGGAGGGCACATGCTCATTCTCATTCTCGGAATCGCGATCTTTGTCGGCGTCCATGTCTTCGCGAGCTTTCGCGAACAGCGGGCGGCGCTGATCGAGCGGTTCAGTCTCAAGACTTACAAGCTCGTCTACTCGCTCGTCGCGGCCGCGGGGCTTGCGCTCATCATCCTCGGCTTCTCGCGCTATCGCGCCGAGGGCATGATCCAGATCTGGTCGCCGCCGGAGTGGACGCGCCATCTGGCCATGCCGCTCGTCTGGTTCGCCTTCATCGCGCTCGCGAGCCGCCGCGCGCCGCCGTCGCGGATAAGGGGCTGGCTGCGTCATCCGACGCTAGTCGCTGTGAAGAGCTGGGCGCTCGCGCATCTCCTCGTCAATGGCGATCTCGGCGGCATGATCCTGTTCGGATCGCTGCTCGGATGGGCCGTCTACGACCGCATCGCCGTGAAGAAGCGGGGCGACATGGGCGCCCCCCGCCTCGAAGCCTTTACGCGCGGCGATGCGATCGCGGTCGGCGCGGGGACGGCGATCTTCGTCTTGATCCTCTTCCTGCACCCGTGGCTCTTCGGCGTCGCCGTCCTGCGGGGTTAGGCTATAAAAGACGCAGGGCGAGCCCAGCCCCGACGCTGAGCAGGAGCGTCGGGCCGAGGCCCAGACCGAAGCGCATCGCCGCGCCCGCGACGGCCGAGAGCGCCAGCGCCGTCATGTCGACGCTGGCGAGGACAGGAAGTTCGAAGGGCAGGCCTTCCGGCGCCCAATGGGCGCGAACGAGGAAGTGCGTCGCAAACCACAAAGCAAGATTTGTAATGACGCCGACGACCGCCGCCGCGATCGCCGCAAGCGCGCCGCCGAGCGCCTTGTTTCCGCGTAGCCGCTCGACGAAGGGCGGGCCGGCGAAAATCCACAGGAAGCAGGGCGTGAAGGTCACATAGGCCGCAAGCAGTCCGCCGAGCGCTCCGGCCACAAGCGGGGGCAGGGCGCCAGCATTGCGGAAGGCGGCCATGAAGCCCACGAATTGCACGACCATGATCAGCGGCCCCGGCGTCGTCTCCGCCATGCCGAGCCCGTCGAGCATCTCGGCCGGCTGAAGCCAGTGGAAATGGTCAACGGCCTGCTGGGCGACATAGGAGAGCGCCGCATAGGCGCCGCCGAAAGTGACGACCGCCATTTTCGAGAAGAAGACGGCGATGCGGGTGTAGACATCGCCGGCGCCGAGGATTGCGGCAAGCGCGGCGACCGGAACAAGCCAGAGCGCCGCGAAGGCAGCGGCGACCATGAGCGCCCGCCGCGCGGGCGGAGCGTCGTCCATATCATCGTCGGTCGCATCGCCATGCGCCGCCATTTGCCCCGCGAGCCCGATGCGCGCGCCGAGTAAGCCGATCAGCCCTGCGCCCAAAACGATGAGTGGAAAGGGCGCATGGAAGACGAAGAGCCCGAGGAAGGCGAGCGCAGCGATCGCCTTCTGTGCGGGATTCTTCAGCGCCCGTCCTGCGAGCCGCCAGATTGCGGCTACGACCAGCGCCAGCACGGCGGCCTTCAATCCGAAAAAGGCGCCGTCGACGGCCGGCGTTGCGCCATAGGCCGCATAGATGAGGCTCAGCGCCATGATGGCGATGACGCCCGGCAGAATGAACAGCCCGCCGGCGACAAGGCCGCCGATCGTTCCGTGCGTCAGCCAGCCGATATAGGTCGCAAGCTGCTGCGCCTCGGGACCCGGCAGCAGCATGCAGAAATTCAGCGCGTGCAGAAAGCGGCGCTCGGAGACCCACTTCTTTTCGTCGACGAGCACGCGATGCATCAGCGCGATCTGCCCGGCGGGACCGCCGAAGCTCAGAAGCGCGATGTGGGCCCAGACGCGCGCAGCGGCGGCGAGTGTGACGGGGCGGGGAACTTGAGATACGGATTTCGACGACATGAAGCGCCCTCGGCTTGCGAAGCTGGACGCGATGCTTGGGCATGTCGCCGGATTGGCCGATAGCCAAACGGGGAGATCGCCTTCCCCGCGATCATCAAGCCATGCCCGAGGCCCCCGCGTCAACCTGCCCGCGCTTATCCGCCGAGCCGCGCGAGCGCCTTGTGGCGGCCGATGAGCGGCAGCAGCGCCGCAAGCTCCGGTCCGCTTTCCTCGCCTGTCAGCGCGAGGCGCAGCGGGTGGAACAGCGCCTTGCCCTTGCGGCCCGTCGCGGCCTTCACCGCGCCCGTCCAGGCGGACCAGGTCGTTTCGTCCCATGGCTCGGCGGGAAGGAGCTGCGCCGCCTCCCCGATGAAACCGGCGTCCTCGTGGATCGGCGAGATTTCCCCATCCACGACGCGCCACCATTTCAGAATCTCGTCGAAACGCGATAGATTGCCGCGCGCCGCGCGCCACAGCGGCTCGGCCTTGTGGCCGACGACGTCATGAGCTGCGAGGCGCTCTCTCACGTCCCCGAATTCATAGAGCGCGAGCGTGCGATGGGTGAGCGTTCGCAGATCTTCGGGGTCGAAACGCGCCGGATTGCGCGACACATGGGCGAGGTCGAAGCTCTTCGCCAACTCCTCCAGCGAGCGCATGGCGTGCACATTGTCGGAGGAGCCGGTGAGCGTCGCGAGCGCGGCGACCGCCATGGGCTCGTAGCCTTCCTCGCGCAGCGAGGCGATGGAGAGCGAGCCGGTGCGTTTGGAGAGACCCTCGCCGCTCGCGCTCACCAGCAGATTGTGATGCGCGAAGACCGGCGCGGCGGCTTGTGGCGCGAGCGCCCTGAAAAGCTGCAATTGAACGGCGGTGTTCGTCACGTGGTCTTCGCCCCGGATGACATGGGTGATCTTCATGTCGATGTCATCGACGACCGAGGGGAGCGTATAGAGGAAGCTCCCGTCCGCGCGGATCAGCACCGGGTCCGAGAGCGCTGCGCAGTCGATATGCGCCGGCCCGCGAATGAGATCGGTCCATTCCACGACGCCGGGCTCCAGCTTGAATCGCCAGTGCGGGCGGCGTCCCTCCGACTCCAGCTTCGCTTTCTCGGCGTCGGTCAGGCGCAGCGCGGCGCGGTCATAAACCGGCGGCAGGCCGCGCGCCTGCTGGATCTTGCGCCGCTTCTCCAGCTCCTCCGGCGTCTCGTAGCAGGGATAGAAGCGCCCCTCCTCGCGCAGCTTCGCCGTCGCGGCCTCGTATCGCGCAACGCGCTCCGACTGCCGGAAGACGGCGTGCGGAACAATGCCCAGCCAGGCGAGATCGACCTCGATCCCCCGCGCGAACTCCTCGGTTGACCGGGCGGAATCGGTGTCATCGAACCGCAGTATGAATCGTCCATGGTGCGTTGCGGAGAACAGGAAATTGAACAGCGCCACCCGCGCATTGCCGATGTGGATGCGGCCGGTCGGCGAGGGCGCGAATCGAACGATAGGAGAGGTCATGAGGAAGCTTCGTCAGGAGTTTTCGCAAACCATGCGTCGCGAAAAGATTCTCGCGCTGCAGCCCTTTTGCCAAGAAGCGGCGGCCTTGTCAGGCGGAATATTGAGCTGGCCGCGTCCGGGCGTCGCCGGTCGCGCGTCCCGCGACAAGGAGCAGGTCTCGCGCCGGCGCCGCGCCAGCGCCCTGCGTTGCGACGCGTAACGCGCCGCGCCCATGTTGCTGGCCTATGTCTGCGCCGGATGGTGCGCTTTCATCCTCGTCCTGAACTTCGCCGCGATGGGTGTCATGGCGCGAAAATGCAAGGCGCGGCCCCGCACCCTGCCGGCGCCGGCCGCCGCGCCGCCGGTGAGCATCGTGCGCCCCTTGCGCGGCCTCGAGACCTTCAGCGAGGAGACGCTGCGCGCGACTTTCGAACTCGACTATCCCGACTATGAAATCATCTTCTGCGTCCAGTCGCCGAATGATCCGATCATCCCGCTCGTCGAGCGCGTGATCGCGGAGCATCCGCGGCGGGAGGCGCGGCTTCTCGTCGGCGACGATTACGTCAGCGCCAATCCCAAGCTCAATAATTGTGTGAAGGGCTGGGAGGCGGCGCGCCATGACTACGTCATCCTCGCCGACTCCAACGCCCTGCCGCCGCGGGACTATGTGCAGACGATGCTCGCGGCCTTCGGGCCCGACACGGCGATGACCGTGTCGATGCCGATCGGCTCCCGGCCGAGAGGCTTCTGGGCGGCGGTCGAATGCGCCATCCTCAACACTTTCCAGGCGCGCTGGCAGTATGGAGCCGAGGCCATCGGCATTGGCTTCGCGCAGGGCAAGAACATGATGTGGCGGCGCGAGGTGCTCGACCGCGCCGGCGGCATTCGCGCGTTGGGGAGCGAGATCGCCGAGGACGCCGCCTCGACGAAGATCATCCGCGCGCAGAAGATGAATGTGCGCCTCGTCGACATGCCCTTCGAGCAGCCTCTGGGAGAACGCACGGCGCATGAAGTCTATTCGCGCCATGTGCGCTGGGCGCGTCTGCGGCGCGTCACGTTCCCGGCCTATTTCGCGCCGGAATTCATGAACGGCAGCTTCGTCGCCATTGTGCTCGGCGCATACGCCGCCCTGCAATTCGATGGGAGCGTCAGCGCCGCGGCGCTGGCGGCCGCGCTGATCGCCCTCTCGCTGCATTCCGGCGAGATCATGCTTGCGCGCATTTGCGGATTTCCCGTCGACTGGCGCACCCCCTTCGCGCTCGCCATGCGCGACCTGCTTTTGCCGGTGATGTTTGTCGATGCTGTGCTCTTCGACGATTTCGTCTGGCACGGAAATGCGATGACCGTTCGCGAAGTGGAGGACACGGCTGGGTAGGGCGCGTTCGGGCAAAGTGTAGGCGGTTTTCCGTTCGAACGCGCGACAGGATATGCCGCTGGAGCAAATTCCGCCGAATTTGCTTTAGCGCGCGCCCTCCCGCAACATTGCGATCGTTCGCGCGTCCTCTTCGCCCGCGAAAAATTTCTCCAGTGCCTTCGCGAAGATCGCTTCCTGCGGCGCGGCGTGCGCGAAGAGGGTTATCGACGATCTGAATTTCTTGCCGTCGACGTCGCCGAGCACGTCTGTTGCCGTGCGGCCCTCGATAGCGAGCATCGCCTCGACGCAGGCGCGCAGCCGCGGGCCAAGGATGGGATGGGCGAGATAGGCGACGGCCTCGTCCAGTCCAGAAATCCCGTAGAACTGCGCCGTCTCGCTGAAACCTAGGCCGCGCAGTTGAGGAAAGACATACCACATCCAGTGGCTCGTCTTGCGCCCCGCCTGCAGTTCCCGAAGCGCGCGATCGTAAGCGGAACGCTGCGCATCCACGAAGCGCCGGAGATCATGGGGGTCGTCCATTCGCGCCACTCCGTCGCGCTCTGCGCAGCGCCGCGCCGCGCAGACCCGATCGACGGCGAGCTCGACTCACTCCGCCGCGTGTTGTTCCTGCACGCCGCGCGCGACGCGTTCCGCCTTCAGCAGCTCCGCCACGAGGAAGGCCACCTCGATCGCCTGTTCGGCGTTGAGGCGCGGATCGCAATAGGTGTGATAGCGGTCGCGCAGGTCGTCTTCCGAGATGGCGCGGGCGCCGCCGGTGCACTCCGTCACGTCCTTGCCGGTCATTTCGAGATGAATGCCGCCGGCGTAGGTGCCCTCCGCCTGATGGACGGCGAAGAAGTTGCGGATCTCCGACATGATGCGGTCGAAGGGCCGGGTCTTGTAGCCAGCGGCGCTGATCGTGTTGCCGTGCATGGGGTCGCAGGACCACACGATGTTGCGGCCTTCGCGCGACACGGCGCGCACCAGCGCCGGCAGCGAGTCGGCGATCTTGTCGGCGCCGAAGCGGCAGATGAGCGTGAGGCGTCCCGGCTCGTTTTCCGGGTCCAGGGCGTCGATCAGGCGCATCAGCCCGTCGGGCGTCAGGCTCGGGCCGCATTTCAGGCCGATCGGATTCTTCAGCCCACGCATGAATTCGACATGCGCGCCATTTTCCTGCCGGGTGCGGTCGCCGATCCACAGCATGTGGCCGGAGGTCGCGTAATAATCGCCGGTGGTCGAGTCGATTCGGGTCAGCGCCTGTTCGTAGCAGAGGAGGAGCGCCTCGTGAGACGTATAGAAATCCGTCTGGCGTAGTTCGGGATGGTGCTCGGGGTCGAGCCCGATCGCGCGCATGAAGCCGAGCGTCTCGGTGATCTGGTCGGCGAGCTTCTGGTAACGCTCCGACTGCGGGCTGCTCTTGACGAAGCCCAGCATCCAGCGATGGGCGTTCTCGAGATTGGCGAAGCCGCCGGCCGCGAAAGCGCGGATGAGGTTCAGCGTCGCCGCCGACTGGCGATAGGCCAGAAGCTGGCGCTGCGGATCGGGCTCGCGCGCGGCGTCGGTGAAGTCAATATCGTTGATGATGTCGCCGCGATAGCTCGGCAACTCCTTGTCGCCCTTCTTCTCGACGGGCGAGGAGCGCGGCTTGGCGAACTGGCCGGCGATGCGGCCGACCTTCACCACCGGCGAGCCCGCCGCGTAGGTCAGCACCACGGCCATCTGCAGGAAGACGCGGAAAAAGTCACGGATGTTGTCGGCCGAATGCTCGTTGAAGCTCTCGGCGCAGTCGCCGCCCTGCAGCAGAAAAGCCTTTCCGGCGGCGACGTCGGCAAGCTGACGCTTGAGGTTGCGCGCCTCGCCGGCGAAGACGAGGGGCGGAAAACCGGCGAGCTGCCGCTCGACATCGGCCAGAGCCGCCTGATCCCGGTAGACCGGCGTCTGCTCGATCGGCA contains the following coding sequences:
- a CDS encoding NnrU family protein — encoded protein: MLILILGIAIFVGVHVFASFREQRAALIERFSLKTYKLVYSLVAAAGLALIILGFSRYRAEGMIQIWSPPEWTRHLAMPLVWFAFIALASRRAPPSRIRGWLRHPTLVAVKSWALAHLLVNGDLGGMILFGSLLGWAVYDRIAVKKRGDMGAPRLEAFTRGDAIAVGAGTAIFVLILFLHPWLFGVAVLRG
- the chrA gene encoding chromate efflux transporter encodes the protein MSSKSVSQVPRPVTLAAAARVWAHIALLSFGGPAGQIALMHRVLVDEKKWVSERRFLHALNFCMLLPGPEAQQLATYIGWLTHGTIGGLVAGGLFILPGVIAIMALSLIYAAYGATPAVDGAFFGLKAAVLALVVAAIWRLAGRALKNPAQKAIAALAFLGLFVFHAPFPLIVLGAGLIGLLGARIGLAGQMAAHGDATDDDMDDAPPARRALMVAAAFAALWLVPVAALAAILGAGDVYTRIAVFFSKMAVVTFGGAYAALSYVAQQAVDHFHWLQPAEMLDGLGMAETTPGPLIMVVQFVGFMAAFRNAGALPPLVAGALGGLLAAYVTFTPCFLWIFAGPPFVERLRGNKALGGALAAIAAAVVGVITNLALWFATHFLVRAHWAPEGLPFELPVLASVDMTALALSAVAGAAMRFGLGLGPTLLLSVGAGLALRLL
- the gltX gene encoding glutamate--tRNA ligase, with product MTSPIVRFAPSPTGRIHIGNARVALFNFLFSATHHGRFILRFDDTDSARSTEEFARGIEVDLAWLGIVPHAVFRQSERVARYEAATAKLREEGRFYPCYETPEELEKRRKIQQARGLPPVYDRAALRLTDAEKAKLESEGRRPHWRFKLEPGVVEWTDLIRGPAHIDCAALSDPVLIRADGSFLYTLPSVVDDIDMKITHVIRGEDHVTNTAVQLQLFRALAPQAAAPVFAHHNLLVSASGEGLSKRTGSLSIASLREEGYEPMAVAALATLTGSSDNVHAMRSLEELAKSFDLAHVSRNPARFDPEDLRTLTHRTLALYEFGDVRERLAAHDVVGHKAEPLWRAARGNLSRFDEILKWWRVVDGEISPIHEDAGFIGEAAQLLPAEPWDETTWSAWTGAVKAATGRKGKALFHPLRLALTGEESGPELAALLPLIGRHKALARLGG
- a CDS encoding ceramide glucosyltransferase, which encodes MLLAYVCAGWCAFILVLNFAAMGVMARKCKARPRTLPAPAAAPPVSIVRPLRGLETFSEETLRATFELDYPDYEIIFCVQSPNDPIIPLVERVIAEHPRREARLLVGDDYVSANPKLNNCVKGWEAARHDYVILADSNALPPRDYVQTMLAAFGPDTAMTVSMPIGSRPRGFWAAVECAILNTFQARWQYGAEAIGIGFAQGKNMMWRREVLDRAGGIRALGSEIAEDAASTKIIRAQKMNVRLVDMPFEQPLGERTAHEVYSRHVRWARLRRVTFPAYFAPEFMNGSFVAIVLGAYAALQFDGSVSAAALAAALIALSLHSGEIMLARICGFPVDWRTPFALAMRDLLLPVMFVDAVLFDDFVWHGNAMTVREVEDTAG
- a CDS encoding DUF1810 domain-containing protein: MDDPHDLRRFVDAQRSAYDRALRELQAGRKTSHWMWYVFPQLRGLGFSETAQFYGISGLDEAVAYLAHPILGPRLRACVEAMLAIEGRTATDVLGDVDGKKFRSSITLFAHAAPQEAIFAKALEKFFAGEEDARTIAMLREGAR
- a CDS encoding class II 3-deoxy-7-phosphoheptulonate synthase; the encoded protein is MVERWTPGSWRNLPIEQTPVYRDQAALADVERQLAGFPPLVFAGEARNLKRQLADVAAGKAFLLQGGDCAESFNEHSADNIRDFFRVFLQMAVVLTYAAGSPVVKVGRIAGQFAKPRSSPVEKKGDKELPSYRGDIINDIDFTDAAREPDPQRQLLAYRQSAATLNLIRAFAAGGFANLENAHRWMLGFVKSSPQSERYQKLADQITETLGFMRAIGLDPEHHPELRQTDFYTSHEALLLCYEQALTRIDSTTGDYYATSGHMLWIGDRTRQENGAHVEFMRGLKNPIGLKCGPSLTPDGLMRLIDALDPENEPGRLTLICRFGADKIADSLPALVRAVSREGRNIVWSCDPMHGNTISAAGYKTRPFDRIMSEIRNFFAVHQAEGTYAGGIHLEMTGKDVTECTGGARAISEDDLRDRYHTYCDPRLNAEQAIEVAFLVAELLKAERVARGVQEQHAAE